A genomic stretch from Kribbella amoyensis includes:
- a CDS encoding ABC transporter permease, whose protein sequence is MTIQPTGTDPGGTTPAGTGVERASDVPRRAGRGSWLVVAWREIRDLWLGGRGLVLLFAYAITLSVTTYLTASNQALNFLEQREAVSLTLQVAVALGTLLTLLAASDAFSGERDRGTLESLLLAPIPRWALTVGKGLAALTLWFAAYVVAIPYVWYLGKGVKVVDTSLRSGLLVGALLALAMVGLGLLISIFSSTNRVSLSVSVFILLALFAPTQMPSSAQRGWFGDLLLRADPFTAGLRYLGRTIVNARSFAQEGHWLIGPAVAAGLAVGFAVALSSRLRLGAGGRG, encoded by the coding sequence ATGACGATCCAGCCGACCGGCACCGATCCGGGCGGGACGACCCCGGCCGGTACCGGCGTGGAGCGTGCCTCCGATGTGCCGCGACGGGCCGGGCGCGGCTCGTGGCTGGTGGTCGCCTGGCGGGAGATCCGCGATCTCTGGCTCGGCGGCCGCGGCCTGGTGCTGTTGTTCGCCTACGCGATCACGCTCAGCGTGACCACCTACCTGACCGCGTCCAACCAGGCGCTGAACTTCCTCGAACAGCGCGAGGCCGTCAGCCTCACCCTCCAGGTCGCCGTGGCCCTCGGGACCCTGCTCACCCTGCTCGCGGCCTCCGACGCGTTCAGCGGCGAACGCGATCGCGGCACCCTGGAATCGTTGCTACTGGCACCCATCCCGCGCTGGGCCCTCACCGTCGGCAAGGGACTGGCCGCGCTGACGCTGTGGTTCGCCGCGTACGTGGTCGCGATCCCGTACGTGTGGTATCTCGGCAAAGGCGTCAAGGTGGTCGACACCTCGTTGCGCAGCGGCCTGCTGGTCGGGGCCTTGCTCGCCCTCGCGATGGTCGGCCTCGGCCTGCTGATCAGCATCTTCTCGAGCACGAACCGGGTCAGCCTGTCGGTGAGTGTGTTCATCCTGCTCGCCTTGTTCGCGCCGACCCAGATGCCAAGTTCCGCCCAGCGTGGTTGGTTCGGTGACCTGCTGCTGCGGGCCGATCCGTTCACGGCGGGGCTGCGCTACCTCGGGCGGACCATCGTGAACGCCAGGAGCTTCGCCCAGGAAGGCCATTGGCTGATCGGACCGGCCGTCGCCGCGGGCCTGGCAGTCGGGTTCGCGGTGGCCCTGTCCAGCCGACTCCGGCTCGGAGCGGGAGGCCGCGGATGA